One window from the genome of Gopherus evgoodei ecotype Sinaloan lineage chromosome 2, rGopEvg1_v1.p, whole genome shotgun sequence encodes:
- the GALR1 gene encoding galanin receptor type 1 isoform X1: MEPETIAILFLNQSEGPPWGEFNLSGLSEEEQDPKPLFGIGIENFLTLIIFGVIFALGVLGNSLVITVLARSKPGKPRSTTNIFILNLSIADLAYLLFCIPFQATVYVLPTWVLGAVICKFIHYFFTVSMLVSIFTLSAMSVDRYLAIVHSRRASVLRVSRNALLGVGLIWALSIAMASPVAHHQRLFHRDASNQTFCWEQWPNLQHKKVYVVCTFVFGYLLPLLLISFCYAKVLNHLHKKLRNMSKKSEASKKKTAQTVLVVVVVFGISWLPHHVIHLWAEFGVFPLTQASFLFRVTAHCLAYSNSSVNPIIYAFLSENFRKAYKQVFKCQIGNESPLNDVKESKSRIDTAPSTNCTHV, encoded by the exons ATGGAGCCCGAGACGATTGCGATCCTCTTCCTGAACCAGAGCGAAGGGCCCCCCTGGGGGGAATTCAACCTCTCGGGGCTCTCGGAGGAGGAGCAGGACCCCAAGCCCCTCTTCGGCATCGGCATCGAGAACTTCCTCACCCTGATCATTTTCGGCGTGATCTTCGCCTTGGGGGTGCTGGGCAACTCGCTGGTGATCACGGTGCTGGCCAGGAGCAAGCCGGGCAAGCCCCGCAGCACCACCAATATCTTCATCCTCAACCTGAGCATCGCCGACCTGGCCTACCTGCTCTTCTGCATCCCTTTCCAGGCCACGGTCTACGTGCTGCCCACCTGGGTGCTGGGCGCCGTCATCTGCAAGTTCATCCACTACTTCTTCACCGTCTCCATGCTAGTCAGCATCTTCACCCTCTCCGCCATGTCGGTGGACCGCTACCTGGCCATCGTGCACTCCCGCCGCGCCTCCGTCCTGCGGGTTTCCCGCAACGCGCTGCTGGGCGTGGGGCTCATCTGGGCGCTCTCCATCGCCATGGCCTCGCCCGTCGCGCACCACCAGCGCCTCTTCCACCGGGACGCCAGCAACCAGACCTTCTGCTGGGAGCAGTGGCCCAACCTCCAGCACAAGAAGGTCTACGTGGTCTGCACCTTCGTCTTCGGCTacctgctgccgctgctgctcaTCTCCTTCTGCTACGCCAAG GTCCTTAATCATCTGCATAAAAAGCTGAGAAACATGTCAAAGAAGTCAGAAGCATCCAAGAAGAAG ACAGCCCAGActgtgctggtggtggtggtggtttttggcATATCTTGGCTGCCACATCATGTGATCCACCTCTGGGCTGAATTTGGAGTTTTCCCACTGACTCAAGCTTCATTTCTCTTCAGAGTAACAGCGCACTGCCTGGCTTACAGCAATTCTTCTGTAAATCCTATTATATACGCATTCCTCTCTGAAAATTTTAGGAAGGCCTACAAACAAGTCTTCAAATGCCAGATAGGTAATGAATCGCCTCTGAATGATGTTAAAGAAAGTAAAAGTCGGATAGATACAGCACCGTCTACCAATTGTACTCATGTGTga
- the GALR1 gene encoding galanin receptor type 1 isoform X2, translating into MEPETIAILFLNQSEGPPWGEFNLSGLSEEEQDPKPLFGIGIENFLTLIIFGVIFALGVLGNSLVITVLARSKPGKPRSTTNIFILNLSIADLAYLLFCIPFQATVYVLPTWVLGAVICKFIHYFFTVSMLVSIFTLSAMSVDRYLAIVHSRRASVLRVSRNALLGVGLIWALSIAMASPVAHHQRLFHRDASNQTFCWEQWPNLQHKKVYVVCTFVFGYLLPLLLISFCYAKVLNHLHKKLRNMSKKSEASKKKTAQTVLVVVVVFGISWLPHHVIHLWAEFGVFPLTQASFLFRVTAHCLAYSNSSVNPIIYAFLSENFRKAYKQVFKCQIV; encoded by the exons ATGGAGCCCGAGACGATTGCGATCCTCTTCCTGAACCAGAGCGAAGGGCCCCCCTGGGGGGAATTCAACCTCTCGGGGCTCTCGGAGGAGGAGCAGGACCCCAAGCCCCTCTTCGGCATCGGCATCGAGAACTTCCTCACCCTGATCATTTTCGGCGTGATCTTCGCCTTGGGGGTGCTGGGCAACTCGCTGGTGATCACGGTGCTGGCCAGGAGCAAGCCGGGCAAGCCCCGCAGCACCACCAATATCTTCATCCTCAACCTGAGCATCGCCGACCTGGCCTACCTGCTCTTCTGCATCCCTTTCCAGGCCACGGTCTACGTGCTGCCCACCTGGGTGCTGGGCGCCGTCATCTGCAAGTTCATCCACTACTTCTTCACCGTCTCCATGCTAGTCAGCATCTTCACCCTCTCCGCCATGTCGGTGGACCGCTACCTGGCCATCGTGCACTCCCGCCGCGCCTCCGTCCTGCGGGTTTCCCGCAACGCGCTGCTGGGCGTGGGGCTCATCTGGGCGCTCTCCATCGCCATGGCCTCGCCCGTCGCGCACCACCAGCGCCTCTTCCACCGGGACGCCAGCAACCAGACCTTCTGCTGGGAGCAGTGGCCCAACCTCCAGCACAAGAAGGTCTACGTGGTCTGCACCTTCGTCTTCGGCTacctgctgccgctgctgctcaTCTCCTTCTGCTACGCCAAG GTCCTTAATCATCTGCATAAAAAGCTGAGAAACATGTCAAAGAAGTCAGAAGCATCCAAGAAGAAG ACAGCCCAGActgtgctggtggtggtggtggtttttggcATATCTTGGCTGCCACATCATGTGATCCACCTCTGGGCTGAATTTGGAGTTTTCCCACTGACTCAAGCTTCATTTCTCTTCAGAGTAACAGCGCACTGCCTGGCTTACAGCAATTCTTCTGTAAATCCTATTATATACGCATTCCTCTCTGAAAATTTTAGGAAGGCCTACAAACAAGTCTTCAAATGCCAGATAG